From Candidatus Eremiobacterota bacterium, one genomic window encodes:
- a CDS encoding N-acetyltransferase family protein encodes MEFTFEPLSEKNRKAVIDIFNYFVEESFAAYPEHRVDYDFFDVFLKMSEVYPGIAICDDIGATVGFALLRPYHPASTFTRTAEIGYFILPSFTGKGAGTKALHYLVREAEALGVDTIVASISSRNEESIRFHLKNGFTECGRLRRVGRKFGEDFDVVWMQKRIQ; translated from the coding sequence ATGGAATTTACCTTTGAACCACTTTCTGAAAAAAACCGCAAGGCCGTCATCGATATCTTCAACTATTTCGTAGAGGAGAGCTTTGCTGCCTACCCGGAGCACCGCGTTGACTATGACTTCTTCGACGTGTTCCTCAAGATGTCGGAAGTCTATCCAGGGATCGCCATCTGCGATGATATAGGCGCCACGGTGGGATTTGCTCTCCTCAGGCCATATCACCCCGCCAGCACTTTTACCCGCACCGCCGAAATCGGCTACTTCATCCTCCCATCCTTCACCGGGAAGGGAGCCGGCACGAAAGCCCTCCATTACCTTGTCAGGGAGGCGGAAGCCCTGGGCGTCGATACCATCGTGGCAAGCATCTCATCGCGCAATGAGGAGAGCATAAGGTTTCACCTGAAGAACGGCTTCACCGAGTGCGGAAGACTCCGCCGGGTGGGCAGGAAATTCGGCGAGGACTTCGATGTCGTGTGGATGCAGAAACGCATTCAATGA